One window of the Clostridium sp. MB40-C1 genome contains the following:
- a CDS encoding MerR family transcriptional regulator has product MFKIGEFAKLNKISVKTLRYYDELRILRPAKIDDETGYRYYSAKQLPRLNKIIALKDLGFSLNEISRMLESDLSINIVLSMLYKKKEEIMNNIGLEKAKLLKVKRLINNIKEDDDLMLKYDVVLKKLERKKVVSIRDIIGDYSKQHNLWRELMEYLERNNAKIVDSCMSIYYDPGHKESDVDIEVMSCIGNDVKETDRVKVKELPQIQSAACVIHKGPYEEVSIAYSALLKWIEENGYKTIGPNRELYLEGEHSTNNPQEYITEIQIPVEKI; this is encoded by the coding sequence ATGTTTAAAATAGGAGAATTTGCAAAATTAAATAAAATATCTGTAAAAACTTTAAGATACTATGATGAGCTTAGAATTTTAAGACCCGCAAAAATTGATGATGAAACAGGATATAGATATTATTCTGCAAAACAACTACCAAGATTAAATAAAATAATAGCTTTAAAGGATTTAGGTTTTTCTTTAAATGAAATTTCTAGAATGTTAGAAAGTGATTTATCTATAAATATTGTACTTTCTATGTTATATAAGAAAAAGGAAGAAATTATGAATAATATAGGTTTGGAAAAAGCTAAATTGTTAAAAGTGAAGAGACTTATAAACAATATTAAGGAGGATGATGATTTAATGTTAAAATATGATGTAGTACTAAAAAAATTGGAAAGAAAAAAAGTAGTTTCTATAAGGGATATAATAGGTGATTATTCAAAACAGCATAATTTATGGAGAGAATTAATGGAATATTTAGAAAGAAATAATGCCAAGATAGTTGATTCATGTATGTCTATATATTATGATCCAGGACATAAGGAAAGTGACGTTGATATTGAAGTTATGAGTTGTATAGGAAATGATGTTAAAGAAACAGATAGAGTAAAAGTAAAAGAACTTCCACAGATTCAAAGTGCAGCTTGTGTAATACACAAAGGACCTTATGAAGAGGTTAGTATCGCTTATAGTGCTTTGCTTAAATGGATTGAAGAAAATGGATATAAAACTATAGGACCTAATAGAGAATTATATTTAGAAGGAGAACATTCAACTAATAATCCACAAGAGTATATAACAGAAATTCAAATACCTGTTGAAAAAATTTAA
- a CDS encoding CBS domain-containing protein, which translates to MKLVDIMNTNVIHIGYKDTIRTALSIMTSNKINGAPVVDENKTLLGIIVKADIYRFLNYEGHYDTYPVENIMNKEVVTCSENDTIIDVAKRVRENDVIALPVVDEDFKVKGIVSIEDLLDYFIKNNE; encoded by the coding sequence ATGAAATTAGTTGATATTATGAATACCAATGTAATACACATAGGTTACAAAGATACCATAAGAACTGCTTTAAGTATAATGACAAGTAATAAAATCAATGGTGCTCCTGTAGTAGACGAAAATAAAACTTTATTAGGCATAATAGTAAAAGCTGATATATATAGATTTTTGAATTATGAGGGACATTACGATACATACCCAGTAGAAAATATAATGAACAAAGAAGTTGTTACTTGCAGTGAAAACGATACTATAATAGATGTGGCTAAAAGAGTTAGAGAAAATGATGTTATAGCATTACCAGTAGTTGATGAAGATTTTAAAGTTAAAGGTATTGTGAGTATTGAGGATTTATTAGATTATTTTATAAAAAATAATGAATAA
- a CDS encoding helix-turn-helix domain-containing protein, with protein MRILGEVVQMLKAVRKRKGIRQKDLALRLGISQAHLSKIENYSVYNIKVSSDIIEKIAEELNICPIAVFLYFINVHIFCRFNLKKTE; from the coding sequence ATGAGAATTTTAGGCGAGGTGGTACAAATGTTAAAGGCTGTTCGTAAACGAAAAGGGATTAGGCAAAAAGATTTAGCACTTAGGCTTGGTATAAGTCAAGCGCATTTGAGTAAAATAGAAAATTATTCTGTTTATAATATAAAAGTCTCCTCAGATATTATAGAAAAAATAGCTGAGGAATTAAATATTTGTCCAATTGCAGTGTTTTTATATTTTATAAACGTACACATTTTCTGTCGTTTTAATTTAAAAAAGACAGAATAA
- a CDS encoding helix-turn-helix domain-containing protein → MFSDRLKELREEKKLTQEELGKFLNVSRQAISGYEAGSIEPSINNLIKLADVFNVSLDYLLGRTKERHNLNLKNKKDKSLIIDIINILEKYK, encoded by the coding sequence ATGTTTAGTGATAGGCTTAAAGAGTTAAGAGAAGAAAAGAAATTAACCCAAGAAGAGTTAGGAAAATTTTTAAATGTTTCTAGACAAGCTATATCTGGATATGAAGCTGGCTCTATAGAACCAAGTATAAATAACTTGATTAAACTAGCAGATGTATTTAATGTAAGTCTAGATTATTTGCTAGGAAGAACAAAAGAAAGGCATAATTTAAATTTAAAAAATAAAAAAGATAAAAGTTTGATAATAGATATAATAAACATATTAGAAAAATATAAATAA
- a CDS encoding helix-turn-helix transcriptional regulator, whose amino-acid sequence MHIAISNLKAVMKEKNISIEELKELTGLSKRKLYSLEQNFMFENIITLGDIDKICTALDCFPEKIITFTRKR is encoded by the coding sequence ATGCATATAGCAATAAGTAACTTAAAAGCTGTAATGAAAGAAAAGAATATTAGCATAGAAGAACTAAAAGAGTTAACAGGATTATCTAAAAGAAAATTATATAGTTTGGAACAAAATTTTATGTTTGAAAATATAATCACACTTGGAGATATTGATAAGATATGTACTGCACTTGACTGTTTTCCAGAAAAAATTATAACATTTACAAGAAAAAGATGA
- a CDS encoding N-acetylmuramoyl-L-alanine amidase: MKIAVAAGHTLSGTGSGAVGFLNESKEVRKIAVKTADLLKSAGHEVLYLQIDKADSYKGENYKTRVQRANEWGANLYIEIHLNKTAGGYGSEIYTYNGKNLPRAVNVLNNLAVLGFRNRGIKNQNLYVIKHTRCEAMLVECCFCDSPIDYKLYNPGLIAKAIAKGISGQALSNSTTKAAKPKSKDKYTVNYCIEFQKWYNNITQTKAPLKEDNIYGSATEKALQTITNIIREF; this comes from the coding sequence ATGAAAATAGCAGTAGCAGCAGGCCATACATTAAGTGGTACAGGTAGTGGAGCTGTAGGTTTTTTAAATGAAAGTAAAGAAGTAAGAAAAATTGCTGTAAAGACTGCTGATTTATTAAAATCAGCTGGGCATGAAGTTCTTTATCTGCAAATAGATAAGGCTGACAGCTACAAAGGAGAAAATTACAAAACTAGAGTCCAAAGAGCTAATGAGTGGGGAGCAAACTTATATATAGAAATTCATCTAAACAAAACAGCAGGTGGTTATGGCAGTGAAATATACACATATAATGGAAAGAATCTTCCAAGGGCAGTAAATGTTTTAAATAATCTAGCAGTACTAGGTTTTAGAAATAGAGGAATAAAAAATCAAAATCTCTATGTTATAAAACATACAAGATGTGAAGCTATGCTTGTAGAATGTTGCTTTTGTGATAGTCCTATAGATTATAAATTATATAATCCTGGTTTGATTGCAAAAGCCATTGCTAAAGGAATATCAGGACAAGCTCTTTCTAACTCTACAACTAAGGCTGCAAAGCCAAAGAGTAAAGATAAATATACAGTAAATTACTGTATTGAGTTTCAAAAATGGTATAACAACATAACTCAAACCAAAGCACCGTTAAAAGAAGATAATATTTATGGATCAGCTACAGAAAAGGCACTTCAAACAATCACTAACATAATAAGAGAGTTTTAA
- a CDS encoding holin family protein: MDKKEVFNTTITFGGTLLTCLFGGWDLVLQVLVIFMVLDYTMGFMCGTKEKNLSSQIGFDGLKKKFTILIILILAVSLDRLLGQGWIFRTLVIWFYIGIEGLSILENAVRLGVPFPEQLKDVLVQLKKGNKKEIKKEQQ; the protein is encoded by the coding sequence ATGGATAAAAAAGAAGTATTTAATACTACAATAACTTTTGGCGGCACTTTACTTACATGCCTCTTTGGTGGTTGGGATTTAGTATTGCAAGTATTAGTTATTTTTATGGTATTAGATTATACAATGGGATTTATGTGCGGAACTAAAGAAAAAAATCTAAGTTCTCAAATAGGTTTTGATGGACTTAAAAAGAAGTTTACAATTTTAATAATTTTAATTCTTGCGGTATCTTTAGATAGACTTTTGGGACAGGGGTGGATATTCCGTACGCTAGTAATATGGTTTTATATTGGAATAGAAGGACTTTCTATTTTAGAAAATGCAGTTAGGCTAGGGGTACCCTTTCCAGAACAATTAAAGGATGTACTTGTGCAATTAAAAAAAGGGAATAAAAAAGAGATTAAGAAAGAGCAGCAGTAA
- a CDS encoding DNA adenine methylase: MLKPPISRMGGKSKLRKNIIEMIPEHTCYVELFFGAGWVYFGKEPSKVEVINDIDTELINLFKMIKYHAPEIERQLKFEFSGRDIFEEYKNYSIEHLTEIHRAVRFLYLISQSFAGKGGAYGYGTTCKPKPQIFYKDVLEDLKERLRNTYVENLSFEKIIEKYDRIHTFFFCDPPYVDTAGYENKFGDKEHILLRDNLSNIKGKFLLTINDHEKVREWYKGFNIKETKVNYSVSREQKGRGKYNELIITNYNI; encoded by the coding sequence ATGTTAAAACCACCGATTAGTAGAATGGGAGGAAAATCAAAATTAAGAAAAAATATTATTGAGATGATACCAGAACATACTTGTTATGTCGAATTGTTCTTTGGAGCAGGATGGGTTTACTTTGGGAAAGAACCCAGTAAAGTAGAAGTGATTAATGATATTGACACAGAATTAATTAACCTTTTTAAAATGATTAAGTATCATGCTCCAGAAATTGAAAGACAGTTAAAATTTGAGTTTTCAGGTAGAGATATTTTTGAAGAATATAAAAATTATAGTATAGAGCACCTTACAGAAATACATAGAGCTGTAAGGTTTTTGTATTTGATTTCTCAAAGTTTTGCTGGGAAAGGTGGCGCTTATGGTTATGGAACTACATGTAAGCCTAAACCGCAAATCTTTTATAAAGATGTTTTAGAAGATTTAAAAGAGAGACTTCGAAATACTTATGTAGAAAATTTAAGCTTTGAAAAAATTATTGAAAAGTATGATAGAATTCATACTTTTTTCTTTTGTGATCCACCGTATGTAGATACTGCTGGATATGAAAATAAATTTGGAGATAAGGAACATATTCTACTAAGAGATAATTTAAGTAACATTAAAGGGAAGTTTCTACTAACTATAAACGACCATGAAAAAGTAAGAGAATGGTATAAAGGTTTTAATATTAAAGAAACTAAAGTTAATTATTCTGTATCAAGAGAACAAAAAGGACGAGGTAAATATAATGAATTAATTATAACTAATTATAATATATGA
- a CDS encoding phage tail protein: protein MAEQFYTLLTKIGKAKIANATALGNKVNFTTLKVGDGKGKYYNPTEEQEDLVNEVWQGNINSIRVDEDNPNWVVIEVIIPSSIGGFMIREAGIFDDENNMIAIGKYPETYKPQAQDGSTKDLVIKMILEVSNTSSVTLKIDPTVILATQKDIQLLSNNFSNFKKSVESSLSETTKEIDSLKSSVGSGKDSLYSAIIGKKVTPRSKDFTDLANAINNIKLGQGNAQPSDVLQGRTFTNDSGIVQNGAITNYGSKIITPTNYTQSFGSGFYESVKVVGDSTLKPENITKGISIFGIIGTANKYVCGTETHGNFTLPIDFDYKILILYIHFKDKYYAYVNSPFFSVDNNKLMECFNSKIIREPVEYNFTVSGKNIYFASDSQCDISWIAVG from the coding sequence ATGGCAGAGCAATTTTACACACTACTAACTAAAATAGGTAAAGCGAAAATAGCTAATGCAACTGCATTAGGAAACAAAGTTAATTTTACAACTCTTAAAGTTGGAGATGGTAAAGGGAAATATTATAATCCAACAGAAGAACAAGAAGATTTAGTTAATGAAGTATGGCAGGGTAATATAAATTCTATTAGGGTAGATGAGGATAATCCTAACTGGGTAGTTATAGAAGTTATAATACCAAGTTCCATTGGCGGGTTTATGATACGTGAAGCTGGAATTTTTGATGATGAAAATAACATGATAGCCATAGGAAAATATCCAGAAACATATAAGCCTCAAGCCCAAGATGGAAGTACAAAAGATTTAGTTATAAAAATGATTTTAGAAGTAAGCAATACATCTTCGGTAACTCTTAAAATAGATCCTACAGTTATATTAGCTACTCAGAAAGACATACAACTTTTGAGTAATAATTTTAGTAATTTTAAGAAATCTGTCGAGTCATCATTGTCTGAAACTACGAAGGAAATTGACAGTTTAAAATCCTCTGTCGGTAGTGGGAAAGATAGTCTTTACTCCGCCATTATCGGCAAGAAAGTTACACCAAGGAGTAAAGATTTTACTGATTTAGCTAATGCCATTAATAATATTAAATTAGGACAAGGAAACGCTCAACCATCAGATGTTTTACAAGGGAGAACTTTTACTAATGACAGTGGAATTGTACAGAATGGAGCTATCACTAACTATGGTAGTAAGATAATTACTCCTACAAATTATACTCAAAGTTTTGGTAGTGGTTTTTATGAGAGTGTTAAAGTTGTTGGAGATAGTACCTTAAAACCGGAGAACATAACAAAAGGGATTAGTATTTTTGGAATTATTGGTACAGCGAACAAATATGTATGTGGTACAGAAACTCATGGTAATTTTACACTACCAATTGATTTTGATTATAAAATTTTAATTCTTTATATACATTTTAAAGACAAATATTATGCATATGTTAATTCCCCATTTTTTAGTGTTGATAATAATAAATTGATGGAGTGCTTTAACAGTAAAATTATACGTGAACCAGTTGAATATAATTTTACTGTATCTGGTAAGAATATTTATTTTGCATCAGATTCTCAATGTGATATTTCTTGGATAGCAGTAGGTTAG
- a CDS encoding putative phage tail protein gives MKKKLIDFLPPEIANIRDFKEIMDTENIEIGLIEKGQQRILKENFIDTATEYGIKHQEKLFKIKADLVNDTLEFRKLRIKNRKMDKMPITQKALELKLKNLFGEGNYKVEVLNGEYVLKVEINTFDWSMFNEIVDNFRHIIPCNMLLNSSLVQKINSNIYYGGAVMSGEEITVYPWTPKDITSRGKVNIAMGSNIGVENITVYPRKEA, from the coding sequence ATGAAAAAGAAATTAATTGATTTTTTACCACCAGAGATTGCTAATATAAGAGATTTTAAAGAAATAATGGATACTGAAAATATAGAGATAGGATTAATTGAAAAAGGACAACAAAGAATTCTAAAAGAAAATTTTATAGATACTGCAACAGAATACGGTATAAAACATCAGGAAAAGTTATTTAAAATTAAAGCTGATTTAGTAAATGATACATTAGAATTTAGAAAGCTAAGAATTAAAAATAGAAAAATGGATAAGATGCCTATAACACAGAAAGCGCTTGAATTAAAGTTAAAAAACTTATTTGGTGAAGGCAATTACAAAGTTGAAGTACTTAATGGCGAATACGTATTAAAAGTAGAAATAAATACCTTTGATTGGAGTATGTTTAATGAGATAGTGGATAACTTTAGGCATATTATTCCTTGTAATATGCTGCTTAATTCTTCATTAGTACAAAAAATAAATTCTAATATTTATTATGGCGGGGCTGTTATGAGTGGAGAAGAAATTACAGTCTACCCATGGACACCTAAAGATATAACATCTAGAGGTAAAGTTAATATAGCTATGGGCAGTAATATAGGAGTAGAAAATATAACAGTATATCCTAGGAAGGAGGCTTAA
- a CDS encoding baseplate J/gp47 family protein, translating into MFEQNTEEVILKRMMNRVPDTLDKREGSIIYNALAPAAQEVAKMYSDMDYFLKCTFVSPDMPEEYLDLRVTEEGLKREMATSSIKKAYFYGQENEPIDVPIGSRFSIEDFDFIVTEKISTGVFKMKCESLGVESNSITGQLIPIEYIEGLSIATLGELLIPGEDEENNLSLFNRYIEHLNEKPYGGNIADYKINTRAIEGVGTVKVFPIWNGGGTIKIVFLDSDYSVPTTELVDKVQTTLDPIPNQGKGLGIAPVGHVVTVLGAKDIGITIETKLLLKRGLTIGQVQEDIKKVLSEYLKQLRKQWHEEDNTIVRISQIESRILNVEGVADLFNTKINGKEENLTLGVEEVPSLKEVILNEKEIN; encoded by the coding sequence ATGTTTGAGCAAAACACTGAAGAAGTTATCCTTAAAAGAATGATGAACAGAGTACCTGATACCCTAGATAAAAGAGAAGGGTCTATAATTTATAATGCATTAGCACCTGCAGCACAAGAAGTTGCAAAGATGTATTCAGATATGGACTACTTTTTAAAATGTACTTTTGTAAGCCCTGATATGCCAGAAGAATATTTGGATCTAAGAGTTACAGAAGAAGGGCTTAAAAGAGAAATGGCTACATCTTCTATAAAAAAAGCTTATTTTTATGGACAGGAAAATGAGCCTATAGATGTACCTATCGGAAGTAGATTTTCTATTGAAGACTTTGACTTTATAGTCACAGAAAAGATTTCAACTGGAGTTTTTAAAATGAAGTGTGAATCCTTAGGGGTAGAATCTAATTCCATAACAGGACAATTAATACCTATAGAATATATAGAAGGTTTATCTATTGCTACATTAGGAGAATTATTAATACCTGGAGAAGATGAAGAGAATAATTTAAGTTTATTTAATAGATATATAGAGCATCTTAATGAGAAACCTTATGGTGGTAACATAGCGGATTATAAAATTAATACTAGAGCCATTGAAGGGGTTGGAACTGTAAAGGTATTTCCTATATGGAATGGTGGAGGAACTATAAAAATAGTATTTTTAGATAGTGATTATAGTGTGCCTACCACAGAATTAGTTGATAAAGTGCAAACTACTTTAGACCCAATACCAAACCAAGGAAAAGGGTTAGGAATTGCTCCAGTAGGTCACGTTGTTACTGTATTAGGCGCTAAAGATATAGGAATAACTATAGAAACAAAGCTTCTTTTAAAGAGAGGATTAACTATAGGACAAGTACAAGAAGATATAAAAAAAGTCTTAAGTGAATACTTGAAACAACTAAGAAAACAGTGGCATGAGGAGGATAATACAATAGTTAGAATAAGTCAGATTGAATCCAGAATTTTAAATGTAGAAGGTGTGGCTGATTTATTTAATACTAAGATAAATGGGAAAGAGGAAAATTTAACTTTAGGAGTAGAAGAAGTTCCTTCTCTAAAAGAGGTGATATTAAATGAAAAAGAAATTAATTGA
- a CDS encoding DUF2634 domain-containing protein — MSEVSILPQGAILNENIEVKENYIEPTKTYKIKDNRIIGYCDGVEALKQAIRLILNTERYEYLIYSDNYGSELKELKTQDRAIVESEYKRRIKEALIQDDRIKNVDNFIFEYEEDSVLAEFTIFSIYGDFPIERRFK; from the coding sequence ATGAGTGAGGTTAGTATATTACCACAAGGAGCAATTTTAAATGAAAATATAGAGGTTAAAGAAAACTATATAGAACCAACTAAGACATATAAAATTAAAGATAATAGAATTATTGGTTACTGTGATGGTGTAGAAGCTTTAAAGCAAGCAATAAGATTAATCTTGAATACAGAAAGATATGAGTACTTAATATATAGTGATAATTATGGAAGTGAATTAAAAGAGTTAAAAACACAGGATAGAGCTATAGTAGAATCTGAATATAAGAGAAGAATTAAGGAAGCTCTTATACAAGATGATAGAATAAAAAATGTAGATAATTTTATATTTGAGTATGAAGAAGATAGTGTTCTTGCAGAGTTCACTATCTTTTCTATTTATGGAGACTTTCCTATAGAAAGGAGGTTTAAGTGA
- a CDS encoding DUF2577 domain-containing protein, with protein MGMLDIIKEASMGAVGASNPVSILFGKVLSTDDFKIKVDQKLVLDKDFFIIPESLTRYEVDLKHTHDYKDNSVTNLNTSLDKLVIREGLKQGDKVLLLRVQGGQQYVILDKVV; from the coding sequence ATGGGGATGTTAGATATTATAAAAGAAGCAAGTATGGGGGCAGTAGGTGCTAGTAATCCAGTAAGTATTTTATTTGGAAAAGTATTAAGTACAGATGATTTTAAAATAAAAGTGGACCAAAAGCTTGTGCTAGATAAAGACTTTTTTATTATTCCTGAAAGCTTAACTAGGTATGAAGTAGATTTAAAACATACTCATGATTATAAAGACAATTCTGTTACTAATTTAAACACATCTTTAGATAAGTTGGTAATTAGAGAAGGTTTAAAACAAGGGGATAAAGTTTTATTGCTTAGAGTCCAAGGTGGACAGCAATACGTTATTTTAGATAAGGTGGTGTAA
- a CDS encoding LysM peptidoglycan-binding domain-containing protein, which translates to MAYKIYLGINDGEEGFTLPVLPEKIEFNEDGDNKTYDIINLGEINIINKPKLMEISFESFFPLNRGPYVSSEQLFSPSFYINKIREWREKQKKIRFIFVGSPLEVNDLFTIESFKPSEEGGEVGDIHYSIELKRYKNYAAKKVVIATPKTAAANQSQSTKKVIANSKPTRPNNKNSPKTYTVRQGDTLWHISKRFLGNGSKWPQIYNLNKDKIKNPNRIYPGQVLRIP; encoded by the coding sequence ATGGCTTATAAAATATATTTAGGAATTAATGATGGTGAAGAGGGATTTACCCTTCCTGTACTACCAGAAAAAATCGAATTTAATGAAGATGGAGACAACAAAACATATGACATTATAAACCTTGGAGAAATAAATATAATCAATAAACCAAAACTTATGGAAATATCTTTTGAAAGTTTCTTTCCATTAAATAGAGGACCATATGTAAGCTCGGAACAGTTATTCTCTCCGAGTTTTTATATTAATAAAATTAGGGAATGGAGAGAAAAACAAAAAAAGATAAGATTTATATTTGTAGGAAGCCCCTTAGAAGTAAATGATCTATTTACTATAGAGAGTTTTAAACCGAGCGAAGAAGGTGGAGAAGTTGGGGACATACACTATTCTATAGAACTTAAGAGATATAAAAATTATGCTGCTAAAAAAGTAGTTATAGCAACACCAAAAACTGCGGCAGCTAATCAATCGCAATCTACGAAAAAAGTAATAGCAAATTCCAAACCTACAAGACCTAATAATAAAAACAGTCCTAAAACATATACAGTAAGGCAAGGAGACACTCTCTGGCATATCTCGAAAAGGTTCTTAGGAAATGGATCTAAGTGGCCGCAAATTTACAATCTAAATAAAGATAAGATTAAGAATCCTAATAGAATTTATCCAGGGCAAGTCTTAAGGATTCCGTAA
- a CDS encoding phage tail tube protein yields the protein MGFFKAEDTISGQEARAYITVNGRNEELFYAKKIESKVEKQKTEVKTLGKRGTQNKAAGWKGTGTLTVYYATSLFRELMLKYMKDGIDTYFELAVTNEDPTSSIGKQTIVLKDCNLDEVSMAMFDVDSEVLEEDMSFTYEDVDLLDKFNKPVLG from the coding sequence ATGGGATTTTTTAAAGCTGAAGATACCATTAGTGGACAAGAAGCTAGAGCTTATATAACTGTAAATGGTAGAAATGAAGAATTATTCTATGCTAAAAAAATAGAATCTAAAGTTGAAAAGCAAAAGACAGAAGTGAAAACACTTGGAAAAAGAGGGACGCAAAATAAAGCAGCAGGGTGGAAAGGTACAGGTACACTTACAGTTTATTATGCAACTTCTCTATTTAGAGAATTAATGTTGAAATACATGAAAGATGGTATTGATACTTATTTTGAGCTTGCTGTTACAAATGAGGACCCAACAAGCAGCATAGGGAAACAAACAATTGTGTTGAAAGATTGTAACTTAGATGAAGTATCTATGGCAATGTTTGATGTTGATAGTGAAGTATTAGAAGAAGATATGAGTTTTACATATGAAGATGTAGACTTATTAGATAAATTTAATAAACCGGTATTAGGTTAA